The genomic stretch GTCAGGCTATATTCCCATTAGTGgtgtaaaacaacacaaattcaAACTGTAACATATCTGTCCTCAGAGCCATGTGAATACAAAAATCTCATCATTTAAAATTAGATCCATACCGAGCTGCTAAAGTCTAAAGAtggtaaatataataatttatggACTATGTAAGGAACAACACATAACATTTTTAActgaaaattacagctttaaagtcCTGTAATTAGGAGAACAGTGGCCATGTCATTgctactcagcactgcagatactgcactatgtaacttgtggaggacagtaggaaaccagagccccTCCCCCTGTCTCCCCATTAATTtcaataaatatgaattacacaaaggggaaatcttacctagtgttgctttaaatagtAAATGAAGGAAACAGATtgttaaactgagagaatgattTATTCTGTAATGATATTTATCTCTTTTAGACTTAAGGGGCTCCGTTGATGTAAATATCTTTGCCTCATTCAAAAGACTCAAACTGAAACACTTCTTTAAACTTAAATGAGTGTAAACAAGAAAACAGTATGAAATTTTAATATCAAAATCATCATGGCCAAAATTATCAGTTATTAATATTACCACGGTATTGTAAAACGTGTTGAAAAGAAATGACCTATACAAACACTTAAatcattttactgcattttatatttttggcaTTTCTATTCGTTTATTCATAGTGTACTTTTCACACAATTAAGCACAGcttttgttttcaaatgaaaacaaaaataaaaataaaaataaaaatccacatATATATGGAAATACATGTTTCTAATTCGACAGCGACTATTTTTATCTTTCTGAGCAGCATACCCCTTCAATTCCCATAAATAATGTGACAATTGCTCTTACATGTTctctctgcagaaactgctcaTCTTTCTGTTGTTCAACTAAATTCAGGATCTTCTCCTCCTCTTGCTCATTCCTCCGTCTCTCCGCCGCCAAATACAGAGGCACATTACGCTGAGCTCGTTGCATACACACATAGCAAAGTTCCtgaacaattacacacacatatgtaaaGAATGAATGTAAATTATCATAATTCATGGATGTGAACGGTGATTAAACTGgtttgaatttggaaaaaacaCAGGGATCAGTCCTTGGTCCAATTCTATTCATGTAAATGCTTCCTATTAGAAATATAATTGGTGAGTGTGACATAACGTTTCACTATTATGCTGATGATACACAGCTGTTTAAAAAGATTCATTTTACTAATTCTATGGCAATATACAAGCCTAATAGTTTTTTGAAAGACTTTAGAGCCAGGACTAATTAAAAATTTGCAGGCTATTTTGGTAGGATGTCCACTGCTCCAATGCAAAAATTCCCATCTGAACTTTGAGGCTTCTTCACCCCTTGGTTTCATCAAGACATGATAACTGTAATGCATTTTCACAGGACTCTCAGCCAAGAACAATCAGAAACTCAGAAAAACAATATGGATCCAGCACCTTCTGTGCTTGTTCCCCTAATTATGAATCAATTATGTTTTACtatataataaacatataaacgGAGGCTTACCTGTCCAGCTCGGGGATGGTCATGGCAAGCCAAAGCGGAGGAACGTTCTCTCCATTTTTCCACTTGTCCCACATCGTCCTCTGGTGGCTGAGAGAATCCAGCAAATCTAAATATGAGGTAGAGTTTAGACAGGTATTTGTTGTTGGACCTCACTGGGGATGGGCAGAGATGGATAGCAGCTAATCACATTTATTCATATACATGCACTTACAGGCAATTTTCATGGACTTGCACTTTCTTTAGTAACATCTTATTTCAGATCAAGatttcattataaataaataaataaacctgaaTTCAGACAGGTACTGTATTTATTGAGCAATTCTACTATAAATCAAAGTTAGTGTACTTCACCAGCCTCTgtattatataaacatatagCATTCACTTACTCTGAAATGTAGTTTGGAATTATAACTAATTTACAAAAGACGTTACAAGCAGGTAATATGGTATCTCATGGGTAAGAGGTTACAGATTTTGAAAGATTGAATGTTACAGAAAAGGTCAAATCTATTTGGAGATAAACAACGAAAAACTGTCCACTACAAATTTATTGACATTCCTAGttgagtaaaagaaaaaaagatcaaCCTTAGAAGATGTTATAGCAGATGATTAAAGGCTGTTTTATTGGCAAAAGAAGTTGTTCTAATTAATAAAGTCTAGGTTAATCAACAGTTAATCAAAAAGTGAATTAACATTTAGAAATTCTAATTGATGCAATATTGCCTATATCAATTTTTCTTTAAACTATGTGTTCTGTGCATGTACTGTCCTCTTAAAACCGCACTACCACACATGTATtcatgtgattctgccacaTTTAATCTAACACATgaaagcaacatggaggagaacctaaacataGTCTCCCACCAAGCAACTCAAGCAACTTGTACCAAAGAAGAAATGCTGTGTCTGTCGTTTGGACACGTTTTGAGTTTAGTGAAGAagacactgaacataaagaagtcaaatgtaaaagCAGACAAAAAGAGTTTCAAAAAAAGTGAATACCACCAGTCTGTTTAACATTTGAAGCACAATCACATCACCATGTATGAACAGTGCATGGGGTAAAAACAGACTGACAAGCTCattacattagaaaaaatatgcCAGCATTTATACCTGagaatatttacagtacaagcttTGTCAGTGAACCATGAGGGggcaaaaccaaaaaaaaaattctttaatCATTATGGagataaaatattcaaataatcaTGCTATTGATGTGCTGTCATATCACCTACCACTAATAAAAGCAGTTTTACCTATAATTTTAGGACATGTGcttttgttaaaataatgatttattaatgttttttcaaAGAATATGTTTTCTTTAGTTAAATTTTGGCTTTTTCTAattttttcagtgtaaaattaAGCCTTTTGTCAGATATTAATCAGGTTACTAGTCTTTATGAGGATGTCCATCATTTTGGAAGCAATTGCATTTCAAGCAAAAAAAAGATCATTTCCAGGATAATTGTTGATGTTAATAATATCAACCTAAAATACGAACATCTCTACATCAACAGAACATTATCTCCTGTAAAAGCAGCACAAACACTGttcaaaatgttttctttttctatttataACATATTTATCAAATATTTTCTCACATTTGTCAGAATTCCCATCCCTAACCATTCTAACAGCTTAAATCAtctgattattattaaaataataaaattaatgaagCTCACGTACAGAAATGGATTTAGCTTTATAGAAAGTCATTAAAATATTGTGAACAAGGGGTGAGGTAATTCATTGGAAAGCTGCAACAACACAAAATGTTCTTTTATCCTTGTAAGCCATAGCTAAAAGATTTGATGcataaaatatacagttattTTTCAGTCCAAACAAGAAGTAAATATGTAGTTTCAAAGGGCCCTGGAAACTGAATGGGAAACGTAAGGTATATGTTTTTCCCCCAAACTGGAAAGAACATATCAATCATCCATGAGCTGAAACAATCCTGGGAGGCAGTGAATGAAAGCCAGTCTGTCAGCATGTCTCCCGCTGTGCTGTAATCTAAGTCCATTCAGTCTCCACACTGTAAGAGCATGCACAGATAGTGAATAGGCCTTTAAAACTATTCACATGTAATGCAGCCTTGAGCCCACAATGTGATACAGAGCAAACCAAGTGCAACAAAGAAAACACTGCCTTATCATTTGACTAATAACTTGATGAAACTCTAATAACGTGAGTCTTTTCTTTAAATAGGGGCTTTAAAATAAGCCAGTGAATAGTAATAAGAAATGACAATATCCGTATGTCCAATGTTCCATTATCTCCTTGAGTACATTAGTATGAACAGGTAATGAACTCAGTATTGTGTGAGGCAGCATAACAAATCAAAGACATTTTCTATTTGTTGGATTAAATGAACATCCCAATTCATCAACACTcatctgaagctgtaatttgtcAAAATACCAAGAGGCCCCGTTACAAAAAAGTGATGGAACAGGGGACTCATTTATTTGAGAAGCTCTGTGGTAAAGTGCTATTTAACAAGGTTTGTTGTTATAATGTGGCAGCGGTGAAGTTGGTTCTAGGTCAGTTTACAGACTATCACCATAGAAACCTAAGGCCCAGTTATGCACATTttgctatttttaaaataaaaagctttgaaacattttactttattAAATAAAGCTGCGTTTAACAGCTTTGGATTTGACTGTAGTTTTAAGCAGCATTTGAAATGTCAATAAACAAGTTACTAATTTTAATGTTTAGAAGTAAGGcgaatattttgttataaaccCAAAAGTACAATAACTAAGtacaaaagtaaaataaaaaaatgaagattgaagaaaaaaatgaagatgGTGTTTGTATTATCTTTAGATTTGAATTGGAAGTTACCGttttaaattttctttttttcttttttattggtAAAATCTTTTATATATCTTTTGTATTGGGTAGTTTTCATTACAGCCAATACCCCTGGAGGCCTCAAACCTTCCTTTATGCTTAACATGCAACTCagtctactgtacctttttaatTTATCTGGTGAAGCCGTAGGATCTGGGTTATCTGTGGAACAAAATGCATTCCTCTCTTGGATACACTGCCTGGACTTGTGTCGTGGTGAGTTTTGGATCTCTgacactacaaacacacacacacacgaatcaAAAGGTTAGTTCTCTTAATTTTCCCAAACTGAAATTCAATTTAGGATTGTATTTTAAAGCTGCTGAAGCTCAATTCTATTTCAACAAATGAAAAGGGCAGATGAAAGCCAGTCAGAGGAATGTGTTATGTGAGTAATTCAACACCTGTTCTGTTTTCCTCTTGTCCATCATGAGGGTTGGATGGTGAATCATTTTTCCCATCTGTCTCGAATTGTGACTCGATTTTGGGGAGTAGGACTGCGTTGCTGCTTATGGATCGTTCAAGACTGGACTGTTTCCCCGAGAGTACAGAGCAGCTCGTTCCTGGCCTCTGAAAAGCAAgctcagtttttatttactaatTACTCATTTGTAATTCAGCAAAATATCATTTGACCAGAGGTGCACATAACTGTAGGTAAACATCGCTTATATAACTCACATTTTTCAAAGCACACAAGAGTTTCCCTGTGCCATCCATAGAAGAGACAAAATCCTTATAGAACTTCATCTTGACGCAGCTGTGGCGGAACAAGAGGACACCTATGCTTCTGAAGGTGAAGAGAACGGTGTGCTGGGCGGAAACGGCACGGAGCAGCAGGAGAAGTGTCTCCCTCACACAACCTTCCACCACGTCCCGGTCAAATGAACTGTCCATTGATATGGCAGTGAAGTTGAGAGGCACCACTGGAATGTCCCCTGATAATGCCATCAAACACAGCACTGTTAGAATTCTCACTGAGTCCCCTACTGGCTCTTTCTTAGTCTCCTACATTACAGGGTTTAGGGTCTCCCTTTAACACACAAATATCTATCAATTCATCAGAAGAATACTGAGCCCTGGGTGTGTTGTGCCAAATGtgttaaaacagagaaaaccCAAAACTAGTGGTTCTGTGGACCTCCAGAAATGCAGCTGGATACAACTCACTGGAATTCTggacataacacacacaccaaacaaaaaaaacaaaaaaaaaaaaacacgaccCTTCTGTGAATAAATTATTTCACATTAAttgttgaaaaaaatatttacacagtaaCCAGACATGTAGGTGATGTGCAGCTTTTTTATTTGATAGGTAAAAAACTACCTGTAATTGAGACAGCTGCTCAACAATGTATATTTTGGACTAAGAATTCTTATTGGCTCAGTGATGCTAATAGATCAGATCAGATCATAAAACAGGCCACAGCAACCATCGTGGTTAGGTGTAGAATACTATTTTACAGAAACGTTAATCTGTACATTATATTAGGAATGTTGTGGTAGCTGGTAAGAAGAAGGGTGGCTGGGTCATaagtgaagctctaatggacttGAGTAGGATAATATACATCTTGTCCTGTTTACAGTTACAACTAATTATAGAAGGTTTCTTAAACTATCAATAAATGTAAACCCAGAAAGCAGATTTAAAATGTCTAATGAGATGCTCTCACCTGCAGCAAAGGGTTTGGTCTGTTTGAGACCATGAGACTGGAGAAGTCTCTCCGATAAGAGGAAGACTGGCCGCTGAATTAGAACATGTTTGCTGCCTATGTCCATCTTTATCTGAGAGAAGGTAAATGTTCCAAGTCCAGATATGCAAACACCCTAAGACACATTAGACCTGATTACGGTGAAATCCAACCCAAAACTTCAGTTCACAATGTCATTACAGTTGTTTTACATTACACAAACTGTTAAAGAACACAAGTAGCACAGATATATCATTTACCCATTAATGCATCTTTAACGCTGTTTCCTTTCGTCCACATATTCTCTGATCTTGTTTGATCATGAATCTGAATGGCTTTAAATTTTCAAGCGTCTGTACATCCCCTTGGACCACACCCCAAATTACATAGGTTCCAAATGGACAGTGATTACATTTCACTGTGACACAAATACCTCATtttccacattctgcatggtaAAAGGAAAAGCAGACATTGTGCATGGAATTTCACAATTTCCCACTGTGAAATGTTGTTCAGTTGTTCACTAATTCCTCCATATTGATTACACCAGAAAAGATCAGTAACGTCATAGTTTCAGTTTTAAATCCAGTGTGAAACTGACTAAACCAGTAAAGGTAAACAGCAAAAACTGATTATGTTCAAGTTCTGCATGACAAAGGTATCTTACCTTGCCCGTGGCCATCTGTTGCTGAATAAAAGAGGCCACTTTTGTCCAGATATAATCGACGTCTGtgcagaaaaaaatgtgtaaaaatgtgttttggttTGGAACATTTTCATTTGTGATATCTGAGAATCACTGGTAAAATAGGGAGTTCCAAAATGCAGCTTTTCTTCATTTATGGCTACAATTTACAAGCGATTAcctcattttataaaacataacCCACATTCATTTTGTGCccaattcaaaataataaacacaaactatTTATACATgcataataatgaataataaaacaactTCCTCAATTTAAAGACCCCCAGCAggattttttgttttaacttGGTGGAATGGCCATGTAGAGTGTTTTATATGCTAGAAGGCACTTGAGTGAAAAAAGCAGTGAACACCATGGCTGGACAAACTACAGTGTTCCAAAGACAGTCTCAAACCCACAAATTCAGAGGGACATCATCTAACTGCAGATTCATAGATATATGAGTATCTACCGAATTAAAGTGAATGTGTAGAGCAGGGGTCACTAATAGGCACTGTCCTCGTGTTTATTTTAACTGATTTCAGTTAGTGCACTATATAATCAGGAATGTAGGGAACAATTAGTAGAGAGCCATTTCAAACACACCACTGGTGTAACTTGTCTTGTCATTACAGTACAtgactctttctctgtgtgttcttgCGTGTCCTTGTGTCATATTTCATTGCTGAAGTTTTGTTCATATACTCAAGAATACACACGGTAAGATGAATACTCATGTATAACACGTGACT from Hoplias malabaricus isolate fHopMal1 chromosome 2, fHopMal1.hap1, whole genome shotgun sequence encodes the following:
- the LOC136687641 gene encoding coiled-coil domain-containing protein 81-like isoform X1, which codes for MESSLRSKLSEQDVDYIWTKVASFIQQQMATGKGVCISGLGTFTFSQIKMDIGSKHVLIQRPVFLLSERLLQSHGLKQTKPFAAGDIPVVPLNFTAISMDSSFDRDVVEGCVRETLLLLLRAVSAQHTVLFTFRSIGVLLFRHSCVKMKFYKDFVSSMDGTGKLLCALKNRPGTSCSVLSGKQSSLERSISSNAVLLPKIESQFETDGKNDSPSNPHDGQEENRTVSEIQNSPRHKSRQCIQERNAFCSTDNPDPTASPDKLKRFAGFSQPPEDDVGQVEKWRERSSALACHDHPRAGQELCYVCMQRAQRNVPLYLAAERRRNEQEEEKILNLVEQQKDEQFLQREHDEKEERRKIAIETAEFNLHKATLRGAEHFEGPSQSENYIFHRRPVSPPKLLRRRNFMQELMEQVTCRRQQKMQSQHYHTISGKLHQFQLAEEIAKLRSEELQQKKDKVESLKKALCTQLEYRGTGIPALQPDSDGPVFGGKDRVPAALAAQQQRAQTHYQQNLSMANTKKNEVLFNRVSEQRKERDMMERNRKELIADRLKHFNTLQKLQDATATSWSHSAVLKKRRDSEEEAFIRYGSGVLMEQCAQYRRCYHCKRTPGNRGESYFIPGSRMLL
- the LOC136687641 gene encoding coiled-coil domain-containing protein 81-like isoform X2 — translated: MDIGSKHVLIQRPVFLLSERLLQSHGLKQTKPFAAGDIPVVPLNFTAISMDSSFDRDVVEGCVRETLLLLLRAVSAQHTVLFTFRSIGVLLFRHSCVKMKFYKDFVSSMDGTGKLLCALKNRPGTSCSVLSGKQSSLERSISSNAVLLPKIESQFETDGKNDSPSNPHDGQEENRTVSEIQNSPRHKSRQCIQERNAFCSTDNPDPTASPDKLKRFAGFSQPPEDDVGQVEKWRERSSALACHDHPRAGQELCYVCMQRAQRNVPLYLAAERRRNEQEEEKILNLVEQQKDEQFLQREHDEKEERRKIAIETAEFNLHKATLRGAEHFEGPSQSENYIFHRRPVSPPKLLRRRNFMQELMEQVTCRRQQKMQSQHYHTISGKLHQFQLAEEIAKLRSEELQQKKDKVESLKKALCTQLEYRGTGIPALQPDSDGPVFGGKDRVPAALAAQQQRAQTHYQQNLSMANTKKNEVLFNRVSEQRKERDMMERNRKELIADRLKHFNTLQKLQDATATSWSHSAVLKKRRDSEEEAFIRYGSGVLMEQCAQYRRCYHCKRTPGNRGESYFIPGSRMLL